From the genome of Thermogutta terrifontis, one region includes:
- a CDS encoding ABC transporter permease, producing the protein MVWRGMVRPRVRLITFVCVFAVALMVFLPLEVYGILFGLYAVQRQIVLEDPLTLCLWVGLPGLKEQVFTPERKKELSRLLTNEPGLSGWYFFHEIDIFFGLLSDPLAGSLSVTGRTRDPEDPVLRNRTTQKTDKPTSGLYVSRKLLEQLGWRPSEPEPRELFIEAPNRELVSVPVAAIYDELPWGHKFVVDKNWYADFLQEHADVRCAILVTGPIPADWPPPAQLPKLVRTAFDTYRMFVPQKAGSAWRIETWRDNGYHIRDWTTFLQKINSLMTTAGFSPASEEFWKDARPINQQVNPHALPAENMGAIYVKDVSHLRSLKQKLEQNGFYVRDTNDTINRLEQLNRSNLIQAGFVTAFLILIFTGLMLVLTAVQTLRTEAKMAQIGLLKAIGMSERFLRWMFITESLIIWLLGTIVAVITSFLLGKYLVAPALIPEASRYASLAFQFSPAMVSMIACSVAACWIVMTVLTTRKAIGTSPARLLQTL; encoded by the coding sequence ATGGTTTGGCGTGGCATGGTTCGGCCGAGGGTGCGGCTCATCACGTTCGTTTGCGTTTTCGCTGTCGCACTCATGGTCTTTCTTCCATTAGAAGTTTACGGAATTCTCTTTGGACTCTATGCCGTGCAGCGGCAAATCGTTCTCGAAGACCCGTTGACGCTCTGTCTCTGGGTCGGGCTTCCCGGACTTAAAGAACAGGTATTTACCCCGGAACGTAAAAAAGAACTGAGTCGACTATTAACTAATGAGCCGGGACTATCTGGCTGGTATTTTTTCCATGAAATTGACATATTCTTCGGCTTATTATCAGATCCTTTGGCGGGAAGCCTGTCAGTGACAGGCCGAACGCGCGATCCAGAGGACCCCGTTCTCAGAAACCGGACGACCCAGAAAACTGACAAACCCACCTCAGGTCTGTACGTCAGCCGCAAACTACTTGAACAACTCGGCTGGCGTCCCAGCGAACCCGAACCGCGGGAACTGTTTATTGAGGCTCCAAACCGTGAACTTGTGTCCGTACCAGTTGCCGCGATTTACGATGAGCTTCCCTGGGGCCACAAATTCGTCGTGGATAAAAATTGGTATGCGGACTTTCTCCAGGAACACGCCGATGTGCGTTGCGCTATCCTGGTCACCGGGCCGATTCCCGCAGACTGGCCTCCGCCCGCCCAGTTGCCGAAGCTGGTTCGGACCGCTTTTGATACCTATCGCATGTTCGTCCCGCAAAAAGCCGGCAGCGCCTGGAGGATTGAAACCTGGCGCGACAATGGTTACCACATTCGAGACTGGACCACGTTCCTGCAAAAAATCAACTCGTTGATGACCACTGCCGGATTTTCTCCGGCGAGCGAGGAATTCTGGAAGGACGCCCGTCCCATCAATCAACAAGTCAATCCCCATGCGCTTCCGGCAGAAAACATGGGGGCTATCTATGTGAAGGACGTCAGCCATCTCCGCTCACTGAAACAAAAGCTGGAACAGAACGGTTTCTATGTCCGCGATACAAATGACACAATCAACAGATTAGAACAGCTCAACCGATCTAATTTGATTCAGGCAGGATTTGTTACGGCGTTTCTTATACTCATCTTTACAGGATTAATGCTCGTCCTTACAGCGGTGCAAACCCTGCGCACCGAGGCAAAGATGGCTCAAATCGGTTTACTCAAAGCCATCGGGATGTCAGAAAGATTTCTCAGGTGGATGTTTATTACGGAGTCGCTAATTATTTGGTTGCTGGGAACAATTGTCGCCGTTATTACAAGTTTCCTGTTGGGAAAGTACCTAGTGGCACCGGCCCTTATTCCTGAAGCGTCGCGCTACGCGAGCCTGGCCTTTCAGTTTAGTCCTGCGATGGTCTCGATGATCGCCTGTTCCGTAGCTGCGTGCTGGATCGTCATGACAGTGCTGACCACGAGAAAAGCCATCGGCACGTCACCAGCCCGCCTGCTGCAAACGCTGTAA
- a CDS encoding vWA domain-containing protein: protein MRIPWCWPVLLVLLAGEAAQGEVAIPQAVQSRRSFEWSSIYNQYVFTLYEGLKPRSQPDDNAEEINTPLKYLGRYFYVYRQSATVSSSKTSGEEWFLLARLDDESGNSRVVTVKEYLGWVPRKYVAPQGEALQDPVTGVHLKAFLRPSIAELEEAIDKTGRLRQIAARTQPKMDAQTAMELKFFNFYFVMAKTGDNSERDWAYLAMQYELGQDESHAQTVGIGWVELKYFQLWTTREAIQWSTAPGRPMHPGKIWASPDEALAAGPEANTDSRQYLFREPFDNGPVPQPPDWPRFPILRWEDAERYREKIQNQYPGWKLLRVCVPGGLVNEQGIPVASEADIANLQSRLAIIQQRLETLELMFVIDDTESMVDLFPHAARAVEQIVDSLRELPMRPQLRVGVTFYNDKTSTHFVPVEVTPLQPPDQLPRLIDKIRTHQVSAGGDPREMVFDGIKQAIDQAGFSSDRLKMLIVIGDDGDKSDENDPQHPQEKQIVSRLLHNYTTPISFIAIQVYPPERLDGRPPAMAFWKQMNTIAQLYNSEITQRANGDSSVIPATVYNVREASQVVTLILQAFNALLELQQKLQTDIRKMRLGNFSAVTTDTTIKKLLNTTGFDQEIIDKIRNVKGLQIVLDGYVWMPEDNFLAAMQNKCCTEYVLLLSAGELESVYSALRVFWAKIGTQWDTEKIKSIIEHALGEEDKTTIENLVIKMTALEGAKARLERILRGDVSLEDLKEIQVRMLRLNDILNEEQCDYRWRDGQWVRTSRQPTSRSFSLPDGLLKYYWVRVRDEWP, encoded by the coding sequence ATGCGTATTCCTTGGTGCTGGCCAGTACTTTTAGTCCTGTTGGCTGGTGAAGCGGCACAGGGGGAAGTGGCAATCCCTCAGGCGGTACAATCTCGGCGTTCGTTTGAATGGTCATCTATTTATAACCAGTATGTGTTTACTTTGTACGAAGGGTTAAAACCGCGTTCCCAACCCGACGACAATGCTGAGGAAATCAATACTCCTCTCAAGTATCTGGGCCGGTATTTTTATGTTTATCGGCAAAGTGCGACGGTATCCAGCTCAAAAACCTCCGGCGAAGAGTGGTTCCTTCTGGCCAGACTGGACGATGAAAGCGGCAATAGTCGGGTGGTAACGGTGAAGGAGTATTTGGGGTGGGTCCCGCGAAAATATGTGGCTCCCCAAGGGGAGGCCCTTCAAGATCCGGTGACAGGAGTCCACCTCAAGGCCTTTTTGCGGCCCTCTATAGCAGAACTTGAGGAAGCCATCGATAAAACCGGGAGACTCAGGCAAATCGCCGCGCGGACACAGCCCAAAATGGATGCCCAGACCGCGATGGAACTCAAGTTTTTCAATTTTTACTTCGTCATGGCAAAGACGGGGGACAACTCAGAGCGCGATTGGGCCTATTTGGCAATGCAGTACGAATTGGGGCAGGACGAATCACATGCACAGACCGTGGGCATAGGCTGGGTGGAGCTGAAATATTTCCAGCTTTGGACAACCCGCGAGGCCATTCAGTGGAGCACAGCGCCAGGCCGCCCCATGCATCCTGGCAAAATTTGGGCGAGCCCCGACGAGGCGCTGGCGGCCGGTCCAGAAGCCAACACAGACAGCCGTCAGTACCTCTTCCGTGAACCGTTCGACAACGGGCCCGTTCCGCAACCGCCCGACTGGCCGCGGTTTCCCATTCTTCGCTGGGAGGATGCGGAGAGATATCGAGAAAAGATCCAGAACCAGTATCCGGGCTGGAAGCTCCTCAGAGTCTGTGTTCCTGGGGGGCTCGTGAACGAGCAGGGTATTCCCGTGGCGTCGGAAGCAGATATTGCCAATTTGCAGAGTAGGTTGGCGATTATTCAACAGCGGTTGGAAACGCTGGAACTCATGTTCGTCATTGACGATACGGAGAGCATGGTCGACCTGTTCCCGCACGCGGCTCGTGCGGTTGAACAGATTGTTGACTCCCTTCGAGAGCTGCCCATGCGTCCTCAACTTCGAGTTGGGGTCACCTTTTATAATGACAAAACGAGCACACACTTCGTTCCCGTCGAGGTGACTCCCCTCCAACCGCCCGATCAATTGCCAAGGCTCATTGACAAAATCCGCACCCATCAGGTCTCGGCAGGGGGTGATCCACGGGAAATGGTCTTCGATGGCATTAAACAGGCGATTGATCAAGCGGGATTCAGCTCCGATCGGCTCAAAATGCTCATCGTTATTGGTGACGATGGCGATAAATCTGACGAGAATGATCCCCAGCATCCGCAGGAAAAACAGATTGTGAGTCGACTGCTCCACAATTACACAACGCCCATCAGCTTCATTGCCATCCAGGTCTATCCTCCCGAGAGGCTCGACGGACGGCCTCCAGCCATGGCCTTTTGGAAACAAATGAATACGATTGCACAACTTTATAACAGCGAAATAACACAACGTGCAAATGGCGACTCATCGGTCATACCTGCCACCGTTTATAATGTTCGCGAGGCAAGTCAGGTAGTTACTTTGATCCTTCAAGCGTTCAATGCCCTCCTTGAGCTACAACAGAAACTTCAAACAGATATTAGAAAAATGAGGCTCGGGAACTTTTCGGCCGTCACTACTGATACCACAATAAAAAAGCTGCTCAACACAACGGGATTTGACCAAGAGATCATCGATAAAATACGCAATGTCAAAGGACTTCAGATAGTTCTGGACGGTTACGTCTGGATGCCGGAGGACAATTTCCTGGCCGCCATGCAGAATAAATGCTGCACTGAATACGTGCTTTTGCTGTCCGCCGGCGAGTTGGAGAGTGTATATTCGGCACTGCGTGTTTTCTGGGCAAAAATAGGTACTCAATGGGACACCGAGAAGATCAAGTCCATAATCGAACATGCACTCGGTGAAGAGGATAAAACCACTATTGAAAATCTGGTTATTAAAATGACGGCTCTGGAAGGGGCCAAAGCTCGCCTGGAAAGAATTCTTCGCGGAGACGTCTCCTTGGAAGACCTGAAAGAGATTCAGGTTCGCATGCTAAGACTGAACGACATTCTGAACGAGGAGCAATGCGATTACCGGTGGCGGGACGGTCAGTGGGTTCGGACGAGTCGGCAACCGACGTCGCGATCGTTTTCTCTCCCGGACGGATTGCTCAAGTATTACTGGGTCAGGGTGCGCGATGAATGGCCGTGA
- a CDS encoding Calx-beta domain-containing protein — protein MKRSSFNGINAILLLPPLLTLALIGAVNIVWLSQVRYRQSLEWKVVCPTGVQVTVSESAKTLRLPVKLTGEAINLPVSLEISAEDGSARANREFNLLTPTINFVPGQTEATIDLDILDDAIIDIPVAKHFEIALKAPPGIVLESDHIAVTIADNESLQFIVDTPKVIVNSPMELFLGVSLSRQCEGNLSAEFSTSNGTAIAGSDFEAGEGTTELKAGQNHFTIPIRILRIPLVAAEKDFWLNLRAWSADNTLRVEQRLRVVVQFPGGSTKLLVESSDVNLAPQGTEAAVVTFKLSQPVMSPVIVHVQTRDGTALAGRHYVPIDTKLTFPPGQTEVQLPIRLLPAQDADYEQTRFFQVVVTEVDGVAQDRIEKSIKLIYPPRPPQLVVQPLSVCPPPLAKQEISLPVQISKTYPWPVTVQFHTEDGTARAGRHYVGPIEGRLVFDNTTNNVIKLTVYGLQLSEKNDLSFRVVFHDPTNVRLPSDPAVTVTIQAQPTLEGNVLVLIPVTSIPGDSWAFARAIQQQLPPQTSLLGKAIWLVDANRQPLPASQNQGATNPLLPFREKEDFQDAFETAFQTAQAFAQRCTEPLRAVFVVWCSDSNPDYDAPTAILKVPDDLPLHCIWVCKPIEGVPQRRSRKLTAFFNQKAYVIELQNADRLDADTATAVARTIIDKLTQ, from the coding sequence ATGAAACGGAGCTCTTTCAACGGCATAAATGCCATACTTCTGCTTCCACCGTTATTAACACTTGCTTTAATTGGCGCTGTCAATATCGTTTGGCTCAGTCAGGTCCGGTATCGGCAGTCTCTGGAGTGGAAGGTCGTCTGTCCGACGGGAGTACAGGTCACGGTTTCAGAATCGGCAAAAACCCTCCGATTGCCCGTCAAACTCACCGGCGAGGCCATCAATCTTCCCGTGTCCTTGGAAATTTCCGCTGAGGATGGCTCCGCCCGAGCCAACCGTGAATTCAATTTACTTACCCCCACGATCAATTTTGTACCAGGTCAGACCGAGGCCACAATTGATCTCGACATTCTTGACGACGCTATCATCGACATTCCAGTTGCGAAGCATTTTGAGATCGCTCTAAAAGCGCCCCCGGGAATAGTACTAGAAAGTGATCATATTGCGGTTACAATTGCGGACAATGAGTCATTACAATTTATCGTGGATACACCCAAAGTCATCGTCAACTCGCCCATGGAGTTGTTCTTGGGCGTCAGCTTATCGCGGCAGTGCGAGGGAAATCTGAGCGCTGAGTTTTCCACAAGTAATGGAACAGCTATTGCGGGAAGCGACTTCGAAGCCGGTGAGGGCACCACGGAACTGAAGGCCGGGCAGAACCATTTTACAATTCCCATCCGGATTCTCAGAATTCCCCTGGTGGCGGCGGAGAAGGATTTCTGGCTCAATCTTCGGGCGTGGTCCGCAGACAACACGCTGCGTGTCGAACAACGCCTGCGCGTCGTGGTGCAGTTTCCGGGCGGCAGTACGAAACTTCTCGTGGAATCTTCCGATGTGAATCTCGCCCCGCAGGGGACCGAAGCCGCTGTGGTTACATTCAAGCTTTCACAGCCGGTCATGTCACCTGTGATAGTCCACGTACAAACTCGCGATGGGACGGCCCTCGCGGGACGTCACTATGTGCCCATCGATACGAAGCTGACATTTCCGCCCGGGCAAACCGAGGTCCAGCTTCCCATCCGGTTACTCCCGGCGCAGGATGCGGATTATGAACAAACACGTTTTTTTCAGGTGGTGGTCACAGAGGTTGACGGTGTTGCCCAGGACCGGATTGAAAAGTCGATTAAACTTATTTATCCCCCTCGGCCTCCGCAGTTAGTAGTACAGCCTCTCTCCGTTTGTCCGCCCCCTTTGGCGAAGCAGGAAATTTCATTGCCTGTCCAGATCAGCAAAACCTATCCCTGGCCGGTCACGGTCCAGTTTCACACCGAGGATGGAACGGCCAGGGCGGGCAGGCACTACGTCGGGCCAATCGAAGGTCGGCTGGTTTTTGATAATACCACGAATAATGTGATCAAACTCACCGTCTATGGCTTACAATTGTCTGAGAAAAATGATCTTTCATTTCGTGTGGTCTTCCATGATCCCACGAATGTCCGCCTGCCGAGCGATCCTGCGGTAACGGTCACCATTCAGGCCCAGCCCACCCTGGAGGGCAATGTGCTGGTTCTGATTCCCGTGACGAGTATTCCCGGCGACTCATGGGCATTCGCCAGGGCCATCCAGCAGCAACTTCCGCCACAGACCTCCTTGCTCGGCAAGGCTATCTGGTTGGTGGATGCCAACCGCCAACCGCTACCGGCCAGCCAAAACCAGGGCGCGACGAACCCCTTGTTGCCATTTCGCGAGAAAGAGGATTTTCAAGACGCTTTCGAAACTGCGTTTCAGACAGCACAGGCTTTCGCGCAGCGCTGCACCGAGCCGCTTCGGGCGGTCTTTGTGGTTTGGTGCAGTGATAGCAATCCCGATTACGATGCCCCCACGGCTATTCTGAAGGTCCCCGACGATTTACCGCTCCACTGCATCTGGGTCTGCAAACCCATCGAGGGTGTTCCGCAACGACGCTCTCGAAAACTTACCGCGTTCTTTAATCAAAAGGCCTATGTCATCGAGTTACAGAATGCCGACCGGCTGGACGCCGACACGGCCACTGCCGTGGCGCGAACGATTATTGACAAACTAACACAATGA
- a CDS encoding ABC transporter ATP-binding protein yields the protein MNGRETSPLFDIQDLSVGYGNGIYIFRGLTVQVPLGKKVAVVGRSGVGKSTFLHLLGLISEEVVKSGLITYRCPRTGEAVEYTRLADRSAKDRLRLRDFGFVFQTACLFPHLTCRENIALPLVLQGYSKQQWWRKAEKLLTMVEAIDGELIALADRLGPFSGGQRQRIAVLRAIIHDPLVVFADEPLSNLDPRSTEAVLAILRNWHDGHLHDQTIDIPRTLLIATHDLQEAWDFCDTFVVFNCVGRLLQNRVVSKSELEAAGGITAITQWMASSD from the coding sequence ATGAATGGCCGTGAAACATCCCCTCTGTTTGATATTCAGGATCTTTCCGTAGGCTATGGTAATGGGATCTATATTTTTCGCGGGCTTACGGTCCAGGTGCCCCTGGGGAAAAAAGTGGCCGTCGTCGGGCGAAGCGGCGTGGGCAAATCCACGTTTCTCCATCTCCTGGGCCTTATTTCCGAAGAAGTAGTCAAATCAGGGTTGATCACGTACCGATGCCCGAGAACCGGCGAGGCCGTGGAATACACGCGCCTGGCCGATCGTTCGGCAAAAGACAGGCTCCGTCTTCGCGATTTCGGGTTCGTTTTTCAGACTGCTTGTCTTTTTCCGCATCTTACATGCCGTGAGAATATCGCCCTCCCACTGGTACTCCAGGGATACTCAAAACAGCAATGGTGGCGAAAGGCGGAAAAACTCCTCACAATGGTGGAAGCCATCGATGGCGAGTTAATCGCCCTGGCCGATCGCCTCGGCCCGTTCTCGGGGGGCCAGCGCCAGCGGATTGCCGTTCTTCGTGCGATCATCCATGATCCACTGGTCGTGTTTGCTGACGAGCCCCTGAGCAATCTTGATCCACGGAGCACCGAGGCAGTGCTCGCCATCCTTCGGAATTGGCATGACGGTCACTTACATGATCAAACGATTGATATTCCACGCACACTACTCATAGCAACCCACGACCTTCAAGAAGCCTGGGACTTTTGTGACACTTTTGTGGTGTTCAACTGTGTGGGGCGGCTCCTTCAGAATCGCGTGGTTTCCAAATCCGAGCTGGAAGCGGCAGGGGGAATAACGGCTATCACCCAGTGGATGGCTTCTTCCGACTGA